The genomic window TCTGAACGCCAAGCTGATAGTCTGGAAGCAAATACGTTTACTTGTTCAATTAGGTTTTAATACGTACTAAAATTCAACTTGCATTCTGTTCATCtgtcaatgactcattggctgcaattggtGGTGATGTACGTCCAATCTTTCTGAACTGATAAGCGATACCGTATGAAACCTCTCTAAATAGCGCTGCTCAGTTGAAAGAAACACTACTTGTATTCCCACAGGTTTCAAGAGGGACACGATGGGGGCATTTCTGGACaaaccaaagatggaaaaatataATTCCCACGGCGAGGGTAACAGCCTGCGCTTTGGGCTTAGCAGTATGCAGGGCTGGCGGGTGGAGATGGAAGACGCACACACGGCGGTCATCGGCTTGCCTCACGGTCTGGACCCGTGGTCGTTTTTCGCCGTTTACGACGGGCACGCCGGCTCCCAGGTCGCCAAGTACTGCTGCGAGCACCTATTGGAGCACATCACCAGCAACTCCGACTTCCAAAGCGCTCTGCAGGAGGATGCCTCGGTGGAAAGCGTGAAGAATGGGATCCGCACGGGCTTCCTGGAGATCGACGATCACATGCGGAGCATCTCGGAGAAGAAGCACGGTGTGGACCGCAGCGGCTCCACCGCGGTGGGTGTGATGATCTCGCCGAGCCACGTCTACTTCATCAACTGCGGCGACTCGCGGGGACTCCTGAGCCGAGGCGGCGCCGTGCACTTCTTCACGCAGGATCATAAACCCAGCAACCCTCTGGAGAAGGAGAGGATCCTCAACGCCGGCGGCTCGGTCATGATCCAGCGAGTGAACGGCTCCCTGGCCGTGTCGAGGGCCCTCGGAGATTTCGACTACAAGTGCGTGCACGGGAAAGGCCCCACAGAGCAGCTGGTCTCTCCCGAGCCTGAAGTTTATGCAATCCAGAGATGTGAAGGGGATGATGAGTTTATTATACTAGCTTGTGATGGCATCTGGGATGTCATGGCCAATGAAGAACTCTGTGACTTTGTCCGCTCCAGGCTAGAAGTCACGGATGATCTGGAAAGAGTCAGCAATGAAATTGTTGACACTTGCCTGTACAAGGTATGCCCGAAAGACATTGGCACATTCTCGTATTAAGTCTTAACCCATCTCGGCTTTGTGTTTTCATCCACAGGGCAGCCGGGACAATATGAGCGTTGTTTTAATCTGTTTTCCCGGAGCTCCAAAAGTTTCTCCGGAAGCAGTTAAACGGGAAGCCGAGCTGGATAAGTATCTGGAGTCGAGAGTAGAAGGTAGGTACAAGAAAACTGTGACTGAATGACAAAGGGAAATGTTGACAAGGGATG from Corythoichthys intestinalis isolate RoL2023-P3 chromosome 15, ASM3026506v1, whole genome shotgun sequence includes these protein-coding regions:
- the ppm1aa gene encoding protein phosphatase 1A; amino-acid sequence: MGAFLDKPKMEKYNSHGEGNSLRFGLSSMQGWRVEMEDAHTAVIGLPHGLDPWSFFAVYDGHAGSQVAKYCCEHLLEHITSNSDFQSALQEDASVESVKNGIRTGFLEIDDHMRSISEKKHGVDRSGSTAVGVMISPSHVYFINCGDSRGLLSRGGAVHFFTQDHKPSNPLEKERILNAGGSVMIQRVNGSLAVSRALGDFDYKCVHGKGPTEQLVSPEPEVYAIQRCEGDDEFIILACDGIWDVMANEELCDFVRSRLEVTDDLERVSNEIVDTCLYKGSRDNMSVVLICFPGAPKVSPEAVKREAELDKYLESRVEDILKKQGDEGVPDLVHVMRTLASESIPNLPPGGELASKRSVIEAVYNKLNPYRSDDTDSASTDDMW